The Eriocheir sinensis breed Jianghai 21 unplaced genomic scaffold, ASM2467909v1 Scaffold386, whole genome shotgun sequence genome contains a region encoding:
- the LOC126992025 gene encoding NLR family CARD domain-containing protein 4-like, translating into MAKYNTDGVECDKKKKEVEKLVRDIRDESLSEDEVLRRSLRDLLSHFRKEADEELKQRLDRATLLDPLRFLNRYEQLRVDVTTIFSEIIIEEEKKNIHYSKLLTLAQNSSAPASPNLILIEGDAGSGKTTLLTYTLSNYLKEESDRQMEGLGHYHLLLWVVCREKSSLTLKDLIDSLLPGACARYSNLLMPLLKYSRVLFLIDGLDEMNDDSLVRDILSQAKDCPNFTLLSTSRPEAIEGMKAMTPKEFKVSHLKLEGVSVDMRTELALKHYRWLCGTKPVDEARLRQVMQELAWSEIFRMPLNILFLVTLFHIEPQKLTTKITQTELYQKILDWCVAKLRHRLAGCPGVPKGPLLGIAIKRFLLELYKIALQGLLHSKLYLSDGDLEHLAEFCDGKGLPLEDTLSAFYSLRRVGTAEQYHAPHKSLQDFFAACHIHGCFSNNYNSGDIRKELHKMAGQNLQLGPLRNMLCHLLGLLSRRSPSVKAVEETVDLLQASGMKNTNDWLSVLAETEPDLDTMLRVAHHIDRDEEYDDNDDDDDDDDIKVRDGTVNIATLLLPHIRPRKVQIILTRDHSGMEDLLAALHDHKLISLHFNHHYKHPRPDAASAPLLQQAPW; encoded by the coding sequence ATGGCGAAGTACAACACTGACGGGGTGGAGtgtgacaagaagaaaaaagaagtggaaaagctTGTCCGCGACATCAGGGACGAGAGCCTTAGCGAGGATGAAGTATTGAGAAGGTCCTTGCGCGATCTGCTGTCACACTTCCGGAAGGAGGCTGATGAGGAACTCAAACAAAGGCTTGACCGTGCCACGCTCCTTGACCCGCTTCGGTTTCTCAACCGCTATGAACAGCTCCGAGTAGACGTAACAACTATTTTCTCAGAAATTAtcattgaagaagaaaagaagaatatccATTACTCGAAGCTACTCACTCTCGCCCAGAATAGTAGTGCACCCGCATCGCCAAACCTTATACTGATAGAAGGAGATGCTGGCAGTGGAAAAACCACTCTTCTTACATACACTCTTTCCAATTACTTGAAGGAGGAGAGTGATCGCCAAATGGAGGGGCTCGGCCACTACCATCTTTTGTTATGGGTGGTGTGCCGAGAGAAGAGTAGCCTCACTCTTAAGGATCTGATAGACAGCCTCCTGCCCGGCGCCTGTGCCCGGTATAGTAACTTACTGATGCCTTTACTGAAGTACAGCAGGGTCCTCTTCCTGATAGATGGGCTTGACGAGATGAACGACGATTCACTCGTCAGAGATATCCTGAGCCAAGCTAAGGACTGCCCTAACTTCACTTTACTTTCAACATCCCGCCCAGAAGCcatagaaggaatgaaggcaaTGACGCCCAAAGAATTTAAGGTTTCCCACCTGAAGCTGGAGGGCGTCTCCGTTGATATGAGGACCGAGCTAGCATTAAAGCACTATCGCTGGCTGTGTGGCACCAAGCCTGTAGACGAGGCCCGCCTCAGGCAGGTCATGCAAGAGTTAGCCTGGAGTGAGATCTTCAGGATGCCTCTAAATATTCTCTTCCTCGTGACTTTATTCCACATCGAGCCTCAAAAACTGACAACCAAGATAACCCAGACCGAGCTGTACCAGAAGATCCTGGACTGGTGTGTGGCGAAGTTGCGGCACAGACTCGCTGGTTGTCCCGGAGTACCCAAAGGTCCCCTCCTCGGGATAGCAATTAAACGTTTTTTGCTTGAATTGTACAAAATTGCATTGCAGGGACTCCTTCATAGCAAATTATATCTCAGTGATGGTGATCTAGAACACCTGGCTGAGTTCTGTGACGGAAAGGGCCTGCCGCTGGAGGACACCTTATCAGCCTTCTACTCCCTGCGGCGGGTTGGGACGGCAGAGCAGTATCACGCTCCTCACAAGAGCCTTCAAGACTTTTTCGCGGCCTGCCACATTCATGGATGCTTCAGTAACAACTACAACTCAGGAGACATCCGAAAAGAGCTACACAAAATGGCAGGACAAAACCTACAGCTTGGCCCGCTCAGGAACATGTTGTGTCACCTACTGGGGCTGCTCAGCCGTCGCAGTCCCAGTGTCAAGGCGGTGGAGGAAACCGTGGACCTGTTACAAGCGTCTGGGATGAAGAACACTAATGACTGGCTGTCTGTGCTGGCGGAAACGGAGCCCGATCTCGACACCATGCTAAGGGTGGCACACCATATAGACCGGGATGAagaatatgatgataatgatgatgatgatgatgatgatgacataaAAGTAAGAGACGGCACAGTGAACATCGCCACTCTCCTTTTGCCTCACATCCGTCCAAGGAAAGTACAGATAATCCTGACGAGGGACCACAGTGGGATGGAAGACTTGCTTGCAGCCCTTCATGACCACAAATTAATCAGTCTACACTTCAATCACCACTACAAACACCCTCGTCCAGACGCTGCCTCGGCTCCCCTGCTGCAACAAGCCCCATGGTAA